ATCAACAGATCTGTATCACCGAAATACATCCAGTACTTTCCATTGATCTTTGTGGCAACGATCTTTTCTCCGTTTTGTTTGGCAACAATGGCTCCCGATTTCGACCACACATCTTTATACTTGTCATCATTCAACACCAAACCATGTTTGGTCCAGCTTCGCAGATCTTTTGATGTAGCTAAACAAAGCCTGGCTGTTTTACCATCGTAGGAAGTATAGGTAAGAATATAAGTGCCGTCTTCGCTTTGCACTACACGTGGGTCTTCCACACCGCCTTTCCATTCATAGATCTTCATGCTGTCGTTATCAGGAAAGAAAACCGGCTTCGGCATTTTGCTAAAATGTAAACCATCATCACTAACTGCAAGACCAAGCCGTGAGGTCATATGCCTGTCCTGTGCACGATAAAGCAGATACACTTTCCCATCCTTAACAACGGCAGATGGATTGAGTACATTCCGTTCTTCCCAGTTGACGGTTTGTTTGCTGACGGGGCAGTTGAATTGTTGTGTCGAATCGGGCTGCAGAATAGGGTTGAGGCTATCCACTTTTACAAAGTTGAGCAAGGCCCAGCTGTTGGTTGTTGGTTGTTTTGTTTGTTCAGTACAACTGTAAAGAAAAATTGTGAAAAGGAAAATGAAAACCTTGTTCATGCCGGCAAGTTTACAGGAAGGTAGGAAAAATGCACAGAAAGAATTTACAGCATATGAACGATCACGGATACTTTTCTTTCATGTACTTAAGCGAGTTTTTGATCATCTTTTTTAAAATGCCTTTATCAACATCTACAAGTCGTTTAAAATAGATACAGGCCTTTGCTACTTTATGTTTTCCGAATTGTTGCAATAATTCTTCCCGCTGATCAAACCCGGAGGAAAGATAGAGTGAGAACTCAGCCTTGCGTGGCGAAAAACCAATTAAGGGTGCATCTCCTTCATGTCCGCTTTCATACACATACTGATAGCTGCCAAAACCGATTATGGATGGCCCCCACATTTTGGGTTCAAAACCCGATTGCTCTTGCATCAACTCAACAAGTGCCAATGCATCTTTTTGTTTTTGCTGATCAGGAACAGCAGCAATAAACTTAAAAACATCGCTTGTTGTTTCTTTTGTTTTTGCCTGGTATTTTGCCATGGGATGAGTTTGTCAGGCTTTTTTTAAGCAATAAATAATGTTATTTGAATTGTCAGGATCTGTTTTGCCCGGCATGAGTTTAAAATCAAATTTCTCTAGTAACCTTCTTGAACGAATATTTTCTTTATGGGTTAAGGCCTCTATGGTTTCTATGTTTAATTCTGTAAAAGCAAATTGTATGATTTTACGCAGAGCACTTGTCATAATACCTTTGCCTTGAAAATCCGGCAAAAGTTCATAA
The DNA window shown above is from Lacibacter sp. H375 and carries:
- a CDS encoding glycoside hydrolase family 130 protein, translated to MNKVFIFLFTIFLYSCTEQTKQPTTNSWALLNFVKVDSLNPILQPDSTQQFNCPVSKQTVNWEERNVLNPSAVVKDGKVYLLYRAQDRHMTSRLGLAVSDDGLHFSKMPKPVFFPDNDSMKIYEWKGGVEDPRVVQSEDGTYILTYTSYDGKTARLCLATSKDLRSWTKHGLVLNDDKYKDVWSKSGAIVAKQNGEKIVATKINGKYWMYFGDTDLLMASSDDLIHWTVAENEESKKMITVLHPRMGYFDSRLVEPGPYALLQNDGILLIYNGSNAANFSDSSMPKFTYAAGQALFDKEEPWKLISRTDSNFIRPDKDYERVGEVNEVCFVEGLVYFKNKWFLYYGTADSKIAVAVKE
- a CDS encoding DUF1801 domain-containing protein, producing the protein MAKYQAKTKETTSDVFKFIAAVPDQQKQKDALALVELMQEQSGFEPKMWGPSIIGFGSYQYVYESGHEGDAPLIGFSPRKAEFSLYLSSGFDQREELLQQFGKHKVAKACIYFKRLVDVDKGILKKMIKNSLKYMKEKYP